A window of Spodoptera frugiperda isolate SF20-4 chromosome 17, AGI-APGP_CSIRO_Sfru_2.0, whole genome shotgun sequence contains these coding sequences:
- the LOC118276962 gene encoding uncharacterized protein LOC118276962: MWLGARSFQIILIVSIINGLHSKHSIPRSPYDVISELMETVSSNPLIVYLNPTDLPDNFYDEQEQQNPPAQSIEDDHFNVDHKAAKVQSTNSLFNALLGNVHNYLRDVDSNPLEIQKEKELMITNALRSRCEAIVKCEEKCQKVENKNKSCSDSDPNSCNESSLATTPKPYCPKSCKAVFDHLINCPPPANKKKKKEQKKNIEKKKKGCATGKTLPPSWKQAHMKDGIHNNSKKSGATKHA; encoded by the exons ATGTGGCTGGGAGCACGGAGTTTTCAAATCATCTTGATTGTATCCATAATC AATGGCCTGCATTCCAAACATTCGATACCGAGAAGTCCATACGATGTTATATCAGAGTTAATGGAAACCGTTTCATCGAACCCTTTGATAGTGTATCTAAACCCAACAGACCTGCCAGATAATTTTTACGATGAGCAGGAACAGCAGAATCCGCCAGCACAATCAATAGAAGATGACCATTTTAATGTTGATCATAAAGCAGCTAAAGTGCAGAGTACAAATAGTTTGTTTAATGCTCTTCTAGGCaatgttcataattatttaagg gaTGTTGACAGTAACCCACtcgaaatacaaaaagaaaaagaactaATGATCACCAACGCATTACGGTCGAGATGCGAGGCTATAGTTAAATGTGAGGAGAAATGTCAAAAAGTGGAAAATAAGAACAAAAGTTGCTCTGATAGTGATCCAAACTCGTGCAATGAAAGTAGTTTAGCGACGACACCAAAACCTTACTGTCCAAAAAGCTGTAAAGCAGTCTTTGATCATCTGATAAACTGCCCACCACCagcaaataagaaaaagaagaaagaacagaagaaaaatatagaaaagaagaagaaaggcTGTGCTACTGGAAAGACTTTGCCACCGAGCTGGAAACAGG CGCACATGAAAGACGGTATTCATAATAATAGCAAGAAGTCTGGAGCTACAAAGCACGCATAA